From one Perca fluviatilis chromosome 10, GENO_Pfluv_1.0, whole genome shotgun sequence genomic stretch:
- the cxxc5b gene encoding CXXC-type zinc finger protein 5 produces MSTAVDIAGPSSPDQAHSSAKIPNEPLRPSLKRSNHPYSLSHYISSPSPAVDVKGLIQPSPAQQRAAQPVHTKPRRAPSWPDMWESPSGLHLAHAAELLMRAGLLALTPATTEQAGLGAQSSQPAKREAAEAKGDGEGGGSGPEEEEEDSSGCGTDFQPFLGAWFPFSPALFPLAGFQMGGGHWRSAAMGAEGIEGLVAEGYSPGSLGGGGGGRRKRKRCGECVPCRRQTNCEQCSSCRNRKRGHQICKYRKCEELKRKPGGPGFESRVSGFDLRGSDFTLGLAQERGNGALDG; encoded by the coding sequence ATGTCCACTGCCGTAGACATCGCTGGCCCTTCCTCCCCAGATCAGGCCCACAGCAGTGCTAAAATCCCCAATGAGCCACTGAGACCCAGCCTTAAGCGCTCCAACCACCCCTACAGCCTCTCCCATTACATCTCCAGCCCTTCCCCGGCCGTGGACGTCAAAGGCCTGATCCAGCCCTCCCCGGCCCAGCAGCGGGCTGCCCAGCCCGTGCACACTAAACCGCGCCGGGCCCCCTCCTGGCCTGACATGTGGGAGTCGCCCAGCGGGCTCCACCTGGCCCACGCCGCAGAGCTGCTGATGCGCGCCGGGCTGCTGGCTCTGACCCCTGCCACCACAGAGCAGGCCGGCTTGGGCGCACAGAGCAGCCAGCCCGCTAAAAGGGAGGCTGCAGAGGCAAAGGGGGACGGGGAGGGAGGTGGATCCGGgcctgaggaggaggaagaggactcCTCTGGATGCGGCACTGACTTCCAAcccttcctgggggcttggttCCCCTTCAGCCCCGCTCTGTTTCCCCTGGCAGGCTTCCAGATGGGGGGAGGCCACTGGAGGAGCGCGGCCATGGGAGCTGAGGGCATCGAGGGGCTGGTGGCCGAGGGCTACTCCCCCGGCTCTCTGGGTGGGGGCGGCGGAgggagaaggaagaggaagaggtgcGGGGAGTGCGTACCTTGTCGGCGTCAGACGAACTGCGAACAGTGCAGCAGCTGTCGCAATCGCAAGAGGGGACACCAGATCTGTAAATACAGGAAGTGCGAGGAGCTGAAGAGGAAGCCGGGAGGTCCCGGGTTTGAGAGCAGAGTGTCCGGGTTTGACCTAAGGGGCTCCGACTTTACTTTGGGTCTGGCACAGGAGAGAGGCAACGGCGCCTTGGATGGATAG
- the zgc:92242 gene encoding SH2 domain-containing protein 4A isoform X2, protein MLAKILEDMWVEPEVLEALSEDQKRILFLKMREEQVRRWTEREEREEREGRDNNNNKPKKADNKHVKWLLGRDGDVSVCVIGEVDEFRSSKLLQSLMNNRVHGDHLNGVQTVDLLPGREAQQLGLKQDIQLSPADNDAAPEHEQWDEEDSCSADGEPKDPAEDSDSESGSYDLGDWTPLYRPHFSSHGNQAPLKDKLPDTERAGAQDRETVFCEEKKSEHGGRVAQLRKAFTDDAHSTRAYTKPAIPAKPAHLQKSSTPLIH, encoded by the exons ATGCTGGCTAAGATCCTCGAGGACATGTGGGTAGAGCCCGAGGTGCTGGAGGCCCTCAGTGAGGACCAGAAGAGGATCCTCTTCCTGAAGATGAGAGAGGAGCAGGTACGCCGCTGGACAGAgcgggaggagagggaggagagggaaggaagagacaacaacaacaacaagccgAAGAAAG CTGACAACAAGCATGTGAAGTGGCTGCTGGGTCGGGACGGCGATGTGAGCGTCTGTGTGATCGGAGAGGTGGATGAGTTCAGGTCCTCCAAACTCCTCCAGAGCCTCATGAATAACAG AGTCCACGGGGATCATTTGAACGGCGTCCAGACGGTGGACTTGCTGCCAGGAAGAGAGGCCCAGCAGCTCGGCTTGAAGCAAGACATCCAGCTGTCCCCCGCAGAT AACGACGCAGCTCCAGAACACGAGCAGTGGGACGAGGAGGACTCCTGCAGCGCTGACGGCGAACCGAAGGACCCCGCTGAGGACAGCGACAGTGAATCAGGCTCGTACGACCTCGGCGACTGGACTCCTCTCTACAGGCCCCATTTTAGTAGCCATGGCAACCAGGCACCGCTCAAAGACAAGCTCCCAGACACAGAGAGGGCAGGCGCACAGGACAGAG AGACTGTGTTTTGTGAAGAGAAAAAGTCTGAGCATGGAGGCCGCGTGGCGCAGCTCAGGAAGGCATTCACAGACGATGCTCACAGCACTCGGGCCTACACCAAACCTGCAATACCTGCCAAACCTGCTCACCTGCAGAAAAGCAGCACGCCTTTGATCCATTAA
- the zgc:92242 gene encoding SH2 domain-containing protein 4A isoform X1: MLAKILEDMWVEPEVLEALSEDQKRILFLKMREEQVRRWTEREEREEREGRDNNNNKPKKADNKHVKWLLGRDGDVSVCVIGEVDEFRSSKLLQSLMNNRVHGDHLNGVQTVDLLPGREAQQLGLKQDIQLSPADVSNDAAPEHEQWDEEDSCSADGEPKDPAEDSDSESGSYDLGDWTPLYRPHFSSHGNQAPLKDKLPDTERAGAQDRETVFCEEKKSEHGGRVAQLRKAFTDDAHSTRAYTKPAIPAKPAHLQKSSTPLIH; encoded by the exons ATGCTGGCTAAGATCCTCGAGGACATGTGGGTAGAGCCCGAGGTGCTGGAGGCCCTCAGTGAGGACCAGAAGAGGATCCTCTTCCTGAAGATGAGAGAGGAGCAGGTACGCCGCTGGACAGAgcgggaggagagggaggagagggaaggaagagacaacaacaacaacaagccgAAGAAAG CTGACAACAAGCATGTGAAGTGGCTGCTGGGTCGGGACGGCGATGTGAGCGTCTGTGTGATCGGAGAGGTGGATGAGTTCAGGTCCTCCAAACTCCTCCAGAGCCTCATGAATAACAG AGTCCACGGGGATCATTTGAACGGCGTCCAGACGGTGGACTTGCTGCCAGGAAGAGAGGCCCAGCAGCTCGGCTTGAAGCAAGACATCCAGCTGTCCCCCGCAGATGTtagt AACGACGCAGCTCCAGAACACGAGCAGTGGGACGAGGAGGACTCCTGCAGCGCTGACGGCGAACCGAAGGACCCCGCTGAGGACAGCGACAGTGAATCAGGCTCGTACGACCTCGGCGACTGGACTCCTCTCTACAGGCCCCATTTTAGTAGCCATGGCAACCAGGCACCGCTCAAAGACAAGCTCCCAGACACAGAGAGGGCAGGCGCACAGGACAGAG AGACTGTGTTTTGTGAAGAGAAAAAGTCTGAGCATGGAGGCCGCGTGGCGCAGCTCAGGAAGGCATTCACAGACGATGCTCACAGCACTCGGGCCTACACCAAACCTGCAATACCTGCCAAACCTGCTCACCTGCAGAAAAGCAGCACGCCTTTGATCCATTAA
- the zgc:110843 gene encoding CDGSH iron-sulfur domain-containing protein 1, whose product MSHMSMPAVPRSGFTFSKEHLVVAVPVAVVAAVGGFLVSHYLNGRSCKKGLVNTCISKDSPKVVHSFDMEDIATKAVYCRCWKSKKFPFCDGAHTKHNEETGDNVGPLIIKKKDA is encoded by the exons ATGTCACACATGTCAATGCCCGCCGTACCCAGGTCGGGATTCACGTTTTCAAAAG agcATTTGGTGGTTGCCGTGCCGGTCGCAGTGGTTGCAGCTGTCGGCGGTTTCCTAGTCAGCCATTACCTGAACGGCCGGAGCTGTAAAAAAGGCCTGGTGAACACATGCATCAGTAAAGATAGCCCCAAAGTGGTCCACAGCTTCGACATGGAGGACATCGCCACCAAGGCTGTGTACTGCCGCTGCTGGAAGTCAAAGAAG TTCCCTTTCTGCGACGGAGCCCACACCAAACACAACGAGGAAACCGGGGACAACGTCGGACCGCTCATCATCAAAAAGAAGGACGCTTAA